The stretch of DNA GTGCTACCCCCAAACGCGCACGTACTGCGATCCTCGCCTCCTTAGGAGGTTCTAAACGACGGCATCCGTTGCCAGACCCTCTATCGTGTTGCGATAGGAGCGCAGTGTTGCTGCTGGATGTGAAGACTGTCACGGCGAATCATGCACCATTCGATTCGCCGTCACGCTTATGGAAACTTACTCGGTGAAACGATCCTATCCGGACGGGCGCCGCTGTCAAACCAAAAAGCGAATCTTCTCAAGTCGATTTCAAATATGACTACGAAAAGCCGGAAACTCCCCTTCATTTTTCGGAACCGACGCGGACAAAAAAACATGGCCCGCCAACAGCCATGTGAACAACCTGTCGACTGTTTGCCGCGCAACTCACCGCGTCAAATACAAGTGCAGCGCTCGCGATGCCAATGCCGAAAAACCCAACCGTTCGTAAGTTGCGGACGCATACCGGTTTCGGCAATCGACCGCTAAAAAGACCGTGTCCGCTGCGGTTCGCGGCAGCTTGGGCAACGCATCCAACAGCATCCGCCAGCCGAGTCCTTGTCCTCGGCAGGACGGTCCCACCCCCATATAAACCAGTTCCCAGGCCCGTTGATCCGGATGCTCCGACAGCAACAAAACCCCCGCATCGACGCCATCAATGCAATACAATCGCCACGTCTCTGCCGCAAAGCGTCCCGCCGCTTGGTGCGACGCGAGTGCTTGCTCCGCGGTGCGAATCCCGTCCAGTTCGGGGCAATCCAACGTCGCCTGGTAGGTCTGCTCTAAGAGCGCTACAAATCGATCGTGCGTCTCCGTGCTGTAGACAACCGACTTGAGCGGCGGACGCGTGTCTTGCGGCCAATGGTGATCTAAATTCCGCTCCATAAACAACAGATCGGTCAAATACCCGATGCCGTTGCGCGTGAGAAGCTGCCGCCCCGAATGGTCATCTGGTTCTAAAATGGACTGAATGATCGTGACACCGGCTGCCTCCAAATGCCGGACAGACGCGGCGACGAGTGCATCGGCCATTTCGTCATCCGCATTCGCAACTTCGGGCGGCCAGATGGATGCCGTTTGCCCCGGTTGGATGACTGTAAGGATCGCGCCGACCGGTTCAGCGTCACGGTAGCCGATCAGCAGGTCGTCCAGGACCAACTCGCCATGCGCGGCAGAGGCTAAGGCGTTTGCGACGTGTTGCTGCCGATCCGCTTGTGGAACCTGCTGCATCAGCAATCGGACGGCGGATTCAACTTCTGGGCCGACGGCGGGACGGACGGTAATCATACTCCCCCCCTATGGCCGCAAGTGTCCACTGCGGCCATGGCTGGGCAATCCGCATGAAATATTGATCGGCGCATACTCAATGCACAACCGGCAAGATCTGGGGAGAGGGGAGAAGCGACGAGCCGCCAAAATGCAAAACGCAGCTTGGAAAACCGACAACGTCCCCGCAACCAAAGCAATCAGGAATCACCAGCCGCCTATCGCGTTGAGCAGCGGGTTGTCTGCAGAATACGCCGCTCAGGTCTGGATTTCAATCGCAGTCGTTGCACCGTCAGAAAGAGCGGCTTACATGCGGCAGCAACCTGGGCTGCAAGGAGGAGCATCGCTCGGGGGACAGGCGTTCGAGATCGGCAAACCACCCGCGGTGCGGGTGGCGTGTGCCGCTGGAGCGCTGAGCAACTTCTCTAACTCACCCGCCCCACAATCGGGGCACTTTACCTGTTCCCCGTTACGCACAAGAAGTTCAAACTCATGCTGACAAGCCGAGCAAGCGTACTCAAATATCGGCATGGCAAAAATGCGCCTTCGCTTTAAAGTTCGTGAATCGGTTCGAAATACGGGACCTGCTTCACCTGCTGTTGTCGCGGTGATTGATTACCAAGAGGATTTCCCACACCAAGCATATTGGACTCAAAACCAGCCCCACCGCGGTGCATGCGGCGAAAATCACCGTATTGCGACGCATTTTCCGCTGGGGCAGCTTGAGACCCAAAACTCGAATCGACAAACGAAACAGGTTCGCTTTGGCCATCGATCATGGGGGTTGACCCCACAAAAATCAAGAGCGCCACACAAGCTGCTGCCAACGTCGCTGTCGGCATCCAACTTGGATAGCCGCGCCGCGTCTGTAAAACGGTGGCCGGAGAAATTTGGGCACGTAACCGCGGCCACAGGGAGTCCCCACGAATCTCAGTGGGAGTTTCGCTTACGACACGCATGATCGTCCGGCTGTCGGTGAGACCCTGCAATGCCTCACGGCAAGCGGGACACTGAGCGATATGCCTACGGGCGGCGACCGCCTCGTTGACTTCCAATTCATCGCCGACCAACAGGGCCAACTTATGTTGAAAATCATGACAACTCATCGGTGAATTCCTCGCCCCCTAAAAATGTATCGACAACGTCTTGATCCAAATTCCGCTTTTCCCAGAGCTTTTGAAAGCGCGTCCGGGCTTCCGCCAATCGCCATCGAATCGTGGCTTCCTTGCGGTTTTCTATTGCGGCAATTTCCGAAGTAGAGAAGTTCTCCAAATCCCGTAAAACCAGCACTTTGCGGTACTTCTCGGGAATCTGCTCTAAAACGTGCTGCACTTCTTGCCGCAGGTCAATCTCTTGACGCGGGTCGTCGGTCGACGGATCGGGTGACTTTTCTGAGGCACTTTCAGAGAAAAGCGACGTCCAACCGCGACGTTTCCTGCGTCGCAAATAATCCAATGCCAAATTCACGCCAATGCGGAACAACCACGGGCCAAATCGACGTGAGGGATCAAACTGGTCCAACCGTTCAAATGCGCGGAGAAACGTTTCCTGTGCCAAGTCACGCGATAACTCCGTGTCATGCACGAATCGCAGAATCACCCCAATCAGCCGCCGTTCGTACCGCGTCACCAGCCCGCCATAAGCATCCTTATCGCCACGGCGCACATCTTCCACCAGACGGGCATCACTGAGCGTAACCCCGGATTCCTCAAGATCGGTTGTACCGGCCTCGTTTTTTGACATTAAGATCATAAGCAATTCCCTTCACGCCGTTCGTCGTTAACTACGTGCGTGAGGTCATTGCTGTTGGAAAGTAATGGCGAACTATTGCGTCGCCTAGACGGCCCCTTCAGCGAGGAGCCATAACCCTCTTCATATAAACGGGTTGTGAAACATACCCCAGTTCGGTTCGTTTGAAATTCAAGCGTCCCCAACTGCCGATCTGTTTCGCTACTCTTCTAGTTTACACCATTCCGCACGGAAAATCGGCAAACCCAGCTTCCGTTTCTTCCGCTCAAAACTTGTGTGGTAATCCATGTCGTTTTCCGGCGAACGCTCTGGGGGAGTCGTCCGCGGGCCAAATGCGGGGTGTTCGTCGACCATTTTCACCGCCACATCGAAGTATTCTTCGACATCTGTCCAAAAATGCAGTTTGCCTCCTGGAATCAAAATCCGCCGAATGTGCTCCACTAGAAAATCGTCAAAGACACGGCGCGGTTTGTGCCGTCGTTTCCACCACGGGTCCGGAAAATAAACGTGAACTCCCGCCACACTGGCTGAAGCAATTCGCTCGCCCAGCACAACTTTCGCATCACCGCCCAAAAATCGAACATTGGACATCTCGCGTTTAGCAACCCGCAAAGCCGCCCGCCGCCCCTCGCGATAGTTGATCTCAATTCCCAAGAAATTTGACTCAGGACGACGACGTCCCTCATTGAACAGAAACAAACCGCGACCCGCACCGACTTCGACTTCCACCGGATGGTCGTTGCCAAAGTATTCCTGCCAGTCAAACGGGCCTTCGATATCGGCGAGAATCTGAAAGTACGGACGAAGGTCAATCTGGGGTGCTAAAGCCATAAGTGTCGATTCGGTCGTCACTAAAAGTCGATGTTGAAAACTTGTTGAATACCCGTTGAAAACTTTGCAGCGGCAGCATCCGCTTACGGTTCTGCCGCTTCTGGTCTGTCATGATTCATGATTCAGGCTGGGTGGCTGGAGACGAGTGCCAACTCGCCCCCAGGTCGTTTGAGATCCCCGTGCTACACACACGATGGACAAACGGCATCCGTCCCCAACCGCCATGATCTCTAACATCTACGGAATTCGCAGACGTTGTGTGACAACTAGCTCGATTTGGTTTCTCGTTTAATCGGCACACCGATAATCGTGCCGCTAAAGACCATTTTCCCGTCGACAACCCCCTGCACCGTATTCACAGCACGGATATTGGGACGTAATTTCGTGCAACGAGCCATGAGAATCAGACGACTGCCGGGATACACCGGAGCACGGAAGCGAATCTCATCCATGCCGCCAAATCCCAGAAAATCCCCGCCCAACAGGTCATACTTGCGCGCATAAAAACCGGCCAATTGGGCGGCCGCTTCGCAAATGATGACTCCCGGCATCAACGGAAATCCGGGCATATGGCCCGCCACCCAAAACTCTTCTTCGGTGACATCCAAATAGCCGACGACGCCGTGATTATCGCGATCAACGTGCACAATCGCCGTCAAATGCTCCATTTGATTGCGTTGTGGGTTGATCCGACGAATGGCATCGATATCAAAAATCGGCTTGCTGAAGTCGATCTGGTTCAAATCATATAACAGTGGTGGGGGCATGGGCTCTGCTCATTTTTCAATAAGGTGGGCAATTGACCTGGGGAAACTGTTCCCCACGCCAACTGAATTCAAAACCAACCGACACGTCTTCACAGTGCCC from Symmachiella dynata encodes:
- a CDS encoding GNAT family N-acetyltransferase translates to MITVRPAVGPEVESAVRLLMQQVPQADRQQHVANALASAAHGELVLDDLLIGYRDAEPVGAILTVIQPGQTASIWPPEVANADDEMADALVAASVRHLEAAGVTIIQSILEPDDHSGRQLLTRNGIGYLTDLLFMERNLDHHWPQDTRPPLKSVVYSTETHDRFVALLEQTYQATLDCPELDGIRTAEQALASHQAAGRFAAETWRLYCIDGVDAGVLLLSEHPDQRAWELVYMGVGPSCRGQGLGWRMLLDALPKLPRTAADTVFLAVDCRNRYASATYERLGFSALASRALHLYLTR
- a CDS encoding FmdB family zinc ribbon protein; the protein is MPIFEYACSACQHEFELLVRNGEQVKCPDCGAGELEKLLSAPAAHATRTAGGLPISNACPPSDAPPCSPGCCRM
- a CDS encoding anti-sigma factor family protein; its protein translation is MSCHDFQHKLALLVGDELEVNEAVAARRHIAQCPACREALQGLTDSRTIMRVVSETPTEIRGDSLWPRLRAQISPATVLQTRRGYPSWMPTATLAAACVALLIFVGSTPMIDGQSEPVSFVDSSFGSQAAPAENASQYGDFRRMHRGGAGFESNMLGVGNPLGNQSPRQQQVKQVPYFEPIHEL
- a CDS encoding RNA polymerase sigma factor; this encodes MILMSKNEAGTTDLEESGVTLSDARLVEDVRRGDKDAYGGLVTRYERRLIGVILRFVHDTELSRDLAQETFLRAFERLDQFDPSRRFGPWLFRIGVNLALDYLRRRKRRGWTSLFSESASEKSPDPSTDDPRQEIDLRQEVQHVLEQIPEKYRKVLVLRDLENFSTSEIAAIENRKEATIRWRLAEARTRFQKLWEKRNLDQDVVDTFLGGEEFTDELS
- the trmB gene encoding tRNA (guanosine(46)-N7)-methyltransferase TrmB; this encodes MALAPQIDLRPYFQILADIEGPFDWQEYFGNDHPVEVEVGAGRGLFLFNEGRRRPESNFLGIEINYREGRRAALRVAKREMSNVRFLGGDAKVVLGERIASASVAGVHVYFPDPWWKRRHKPRRVFDDFLVEHIRRILIPGGKLHFWTDVEEYFDVAVKMVDEHPAFGPRTTPPERSPENDMDYHTSFERKKRKLGLPIFRAEWCKLEE
- a CDS encoding 3-hydroxyacyl-ACP dehydratase FabZ family protein, which translates into the protein MPPPLLYDLNQIDFSKPIFDIDAIRRINPQRNQMEHLTAIVHVDRDNHGVVGYLDVTEEEFWVAGHMPGFPLMPGVIICEAAAQLAGFYARKYDLLGGDFLGFGGMDEIRFRAPVYPGSRLILMARCTKLRPNIRAVNTVQGVVDGKMVFSGTIIGVPIKRETKSS